The Humulus lupulus chromosome 7, drHumLupu1.1, whole genome shotgun sequence region TACTGATTGAATAGTTAGATGAGCTTTGAGCCCAGTCAATTGAATAGTTAGATGAGCTCTGAGCTCAGTTGACTGAATAGTAAGACGAGCTCAGCACTCAATTGATTGAATAGTTAGCTGAGCTCAACGCTCAACAGATTGAATAGTTAGCTGAACTCAGAGCTCAAATGATTGAATAACTTAGCTAAGTTCAACACTCAACAAATTAAATAGTTAGCAGAGCTCAGTGCTCAATTAATTTACTAGTTAACTAAGCTCAACGCTCAACAAATTGAATAGTTAGCTGAGCTCACTGCTCAATTGATTGATTAGTCAGCTGAGCTCAGTGTGTGAAATGAAGAGGAAAATGAACGAATGGTGAGTTAAGTCCAACAGGTGGATAATAAGGATAAGTGTTGTTAACCCTACCCTTAATTATTTTTCTACAAATAGATGACGAAGGGACCACATTTGGGACCAACTAGCTTTAATTCAGTTAAAGTTTGAGAGGATTGAGGACTGAGAGAATGAATATTGTGCTGACTTAAGTATTATAGTGTCTTTTGCAGGCACACTCCTTATGTTTTTTCTACTCATTCTATGGAAGAATGCGTTTATACCATTGATTAAGGCAATGAAATGCATAAACTAAAAACGATCAGCATCAACAATCTAGCAATCTGAAGTCTATAAGTGCAGAAGATTTATGTGGAAGATTTTGACTGAAACAATAGGTGTTGTGCAAAATTTAAGAATGTTTACTTGCTTGAGTAGAAATAGTGAAAGCATAGATACATATTAAATGCAATGTGCACTTAGAACACGATCAGTACACAAAATTGATGGAATTGATAGTCTTCAAACGATCTTATCACATAGAGAGATAgataacaaacttaaataacagtAACGATAAAAATTCGAAGAAAAGAGGTTTTCTTATCACTGTTTTTCTCtcaattttaatatattgaaTCTAAGAGATCCAACAACTAAAAACTGTATAGATCaaagaaattaaataaataattagagaatttatttattatttttatcatCACTGCTAATATTTAAGGTTTGTTTAATAGAATATAACATTGCAGACTCATGTGATCCAAAAAtaataattgagatttaattacTATTGAAAAAAAAGTTAAAGCTGGACACTTAAATATACAACCAAACCAAAGTGTTCATGTCACTTAATTCTTACAAACGACTTGTAAAAATGACGCTAATCCTGTTTATTTTGTAGTAATGTTATTTGAGAACACACTCTAATTTAATTCCGTACTTGTAAACATCCAataaatatattcaaataaaaattGTGAAGGATCTGTTCCAATCAAGTGTTCAATAAATAGTTAGGAGTGAAAATACTATTTTGGTCTTCTAATCATACACTTAATTCAACTTgattttagtcaaaatatttttaattataaaatcaatttttGCAATGGGTTTAGAGATTCAGAAAAAATAGCCGAGTCGttgagaatgaaatattatatttgagtttttttttatcaaaatattgAGTTTAAGATATTATTTTAatctattttattaaatacagaatctaaattatcatttaacaaaatacaaataaCAATCGCATATTCGAAAAAATATAAGAGTAAATTTGGTCTTTTACCTAGTTgaatgatatttattattcagcTAAATACCGTTATCtcaattatgataataatatgtgtttttaatttaaaaatgaaaaaaaaaatctaaaatttaaatcaagaaaagaaataaaaaaatatccaaaaataaaataaaataaaaactgaaTTGCTCATCTGTTATCTCTGACTAAAATAAAATACTGTATAGAGCCCTAAATCCCTAATTTGTGGAACCCTAAAGACTAGTCAAAACCAAATCCATTTTTATACTTCCAACTCTTTAATTCTTCTTTTGACTCTGCAATTTCTAATCGTTGATACTCAAATTCTCTCCCCTTTGATAGCTGTTTATGGTGGATAGCCCATCTTCTTTATCTCTAACACCAAAACCGTAAACCCCTTACTAAAACCCCAAATTTTCAGATACCCTCTTCATCGTCCAATCCCTAAACAGGAGTTTTTCTTCATTCTAATCCTCCGTATCTATCTATGGCTACAGACGCTTCGCCCAAGTTCCAAAACCCAGACTTCCGGCCAGTTCCTCAGCCACCAGATTTTCACCCGGAAATTGTCGTCAGGGCCCATGACGGTCTCCACTTCTGGCAGTTCATGATTGCAGGCTCTATCGCTGGTTCTGTCGAGCACATGGCCATGTTCCCCGTCGACACCGTCAAGACCCATATGCAGGCCCTCGGGTCGTGCCCAATTAAGTCAGTTGGGGTCAGACAGGCCCTTAAATCTATATTGAGGTCCGAGGGTCCAATTGGGCTTTACCGCGGCATTGGGGCAATGGGACTCGGTGCCGGACCAGCCCACGCCGTGTATTTTTCGGTTTATGAGATTTGTAAGGAGTTCTTCTCCGGTGGGAACCCCAATAACTCTATTGCACACGCTACCTCAGGCGTGTTCGCCACCGTAGCGAGCGACGCAGTTTTTACCCCAATGGACATGGTGAAGCAGAGATTGCAGTTGAGTAATAGTCCGTACAAGGGGGTTTGGGATTGTATGAAGAGGGTGTTGAGGGAAGATGGGTTTAGAGCATTCTACGCATCGTACAGGACTACGGTCCTGATGAATGCGCCGTTTACAGCCGTGCACTTTGCGACTTATGAGGCTGCCAAGAGAGGTTTAATGGAGATTTCACCAGAGAGTGTCAGCGACGAGCGTTTGGTTGTACATGCCACTGCCGGGGCTGTCGCCGGGGCTTTGGCTTCTGCTGTTACTACACCTCTCGATGTGGTCAAAACTCAGTTGCAGTGTCAGGTGAGGTCTTTATATATGTGTTTGCTTATGCTTTATAAATTGAAATTGTAGCATATGTTTAGTTTGAAGGCGTCGAATTGAAAACTCAACAATGACAAGCGATTAACTTGTGATATAATGCTGGTGCGGTTGGCTTAAAAGTATTATAAACTTAATTATACATGTGACAAAGAAAGCTTGGAAAGATTATTGAAAGTGTTGGTAATTCTTTGTGTGCTGGTATTGCATTTAACGAAGTGGTGGAAGGCTTTAATACAATGTAAGGGGAAAATAAGATTTCTCCTATTAGCTAGTAATGGAGCAAAGCAGTTCACTTTACAAGCGTCAGATTTGATTAACTACAATTAATAGAGCTGATTGACTCTATTATGTTTTGTTTCGAGTACAATTGTTTTAACCTTTCTAAACCGTAACTTTCATTTTATATAATAGATAGGATACTTGCTAGGATGAAGATTTATTGAAAAAAGTTGAAGCCTTATCATTAATATTCCGCATACTGGCTATTAAGAAATGATGTCATAGAATGCTGGATCATTTCAGCTAAGAATGATCAAGTAAATCATAacaaataataatttttcattgTAACATTCATGTGTATCCTGCATTTTCTGAAGTAACTTGGATACCAAGAAATTTAGCGGAACTTGTCGTAGAGAATTCTTATATGACATTTTCACCTTGTTAGCAACTTGTAAAATTTTAATCTTGTCTGAAATATGAATGTTAATTTAACGCTCATTTATTGTGCAGGGCATTTGCGGATGTGATAGATTCAAAAGTGGCTCAATCAGAGATGTTGTGAAAACAATATTGAAAAAAGATGGATATAGAGGGTTGATACGGGGGTGGTGTCCTAGGATTCTTTTTCATGCTCCCGCTGCTGCAATCTGCTGGTCTACATATGAAGCCTCAAAAAACTTCTTTTATGACTTAAACGAAGGCTCCAGCAGCGGCACTGTAACCTGAATTGTTAACCTATGAAGACAAAGTACATTCTTGCATTTCATTACAGATATCTTGGCTCTGTATAATTGAGTTACATGTACCGGTCTCACGGGTGTGGAGTAAGCAGAGGATCATcaattttttgagcaatttttatAATTGACCGCCGTCAAATTTAATCGGCGGTGCTAATCAAATTAGATCCGGAGGCTTAAATTTTGTTTGTACTGTAGACATTTTGTTAGTTATCCTTTTCTGCCTTGCTCGGTGTATGCTTGAATAAGCACCGAAGAGGTTTCATTTATTGTCTTGTTACAATTTCCTTCTCTCTATTTTTTGATAATTTGTTACTATTATTCTTATTGACAGTAAATTAAAATTGATACACCATGTATCATACTATAGTTCATTATCAGCATTTGCCCGGTTCCGTTTCTTTTCATACTCATGAATACATTATCGTTGTCTTCATTTTCTTgcttaaaataaatcatattaaatcCACAGGAGGATAAGAAATTTGAGCATTTCTCTGAACATCATTTACATATTTTAGGCAAAGTGCTTTTGATGTGACTACTTGAGCTATGGAAATACAATGTATGTACGTATGATAATGTGACTACAAAGCTGAAGATAGTTTACAAAAGGATGGTCGCTAGGGTAATGTATAGTGTAATTCTTTACAGCACCTTTAGAAGTTTATAGAATAGTTCGAGAAAACGAATTGAATTGTACTAAGATATCACAGCTTTTGGCGAAGTGGCCAGAAGTAATTCTGTAGAATATATTTAAGTACTCGTGTTACTTGTCACTTATCTCCATACGCCATTTTTCAACTTTTAAAGTTTCAAGAGCTGACGACTTGCCCAACAATGACAGTAATGTCATcaagctttccacctgtgcaaaaTGAAAAACTCAGGTCAGTCGTGGCATCCACAAATACAGTTTCATTACAATGGTAGACATCACAAGACCATGCCTGTAAGTTTCCTCCCAAGAATTTTCTTCCACCAGGGAATATCAAAGCCCTGAAAAATAATTTAGGAGCATATTATAAAAGTCACATTTTCGACTCCAAGTCAAAATAAATTTGTTTTGCCAAATAATATTTAGTATTGTACCCTGGATCTGGCCTCCAATGCGTATGGAGAATCAAAGTCAGAGTCCTTTGCATGAGTGCTTGCCAGATTAGCTAATGCCTTTGCTAGCATTAAAATGGTACATCGGTTAAGATTGTGAATAAGTTAATCTAAATCTTCCACCATATGAAACTAACACAGGAGAAACATACCAGCCTCAACGACATCTTTGCATCTGGCCAATGTTGAAATCAATTCATGATCAAAGACATTATCGAAAAGCCCATCAGAACCCATTATTATGGTGTCTCCTTCTATCAACTCCATGCTGCTAACCTGTTGTTGAGGAGGGTTATAAACTTCTAAATATAAATCAAAACGCAAAAGGACGATTTTGGATTTCTCCAAGATTTGCAAATAGGATTCGTTCATATGCACATCTTATCCAAGCTTTACTAGCCCCCAAACTTAATAGTACATGTTGAACGTAGACTAGAATGGTCATCTTGGTTGGGAACCATATATGGACTTTATTACAACTTAATGCTACCATATCTTCAAATTACCAAGACGCAATCCTTTGTTGAAGTCATAAAGCAGTTAATGTAGCTTATGTAATGTGAGAACCACAAGGTTATGTGATACAAAGCCATAGCATAATTTGTATAAAAGAAGAATTTGCTCATACACTAAAAGGTTAGGCGCTCATCATACCTTGGCATCAAGGTATGTTTGACTAATGGCCTCTGAGCTCAGTTGATAGGGACAGTCGAAATAATGTTCTTGTGGAATGGAAGAAAAAACTACCCGACCTGAGGAATAGAAGAAAAAGTATGTCAGGTGAATAAAAAGGAAAAGAGAATTCGAAGGGAACAATGGAAAACTAAGAATTTGAACAATGACAATTGAAAGGTGTTTACCTTCACGGATAACCCGTAGCCCACAATCCCCAACATTGGCAATCTTCAAAATCCCATTCCGCTCCAATATGGCGGCAATTCTACTCAGATAAGTGGAAAGTTGAGTCAGTTAAATGAAATAGGACAGAAGCATAAACCTCAGAATACGAAAATGTCAATCGAAGATTACTTACACTGTTGCAGAACCTATAGAGGAGGTAGCAGCATGTGCTTTCCTAATGAGAATTTGCGGGTCACTATTAACCTGGAAAGACAGGTAAAGATAATTGGGTTTGTCAGCCAACATCAATGTATGCAGTAACTAAATACTATGTCCATCATAACCATTGCTCTATCAGTAAGATATCAAAGACAATTAGCCAACAAGATATGTTTAGATCAAAACACAATTTGAAGAACATCTTATAggttataaattattcaaaatactACCTCTTCATCCTCCACTAAATAGTAAAAATTAGCCATCAGTTCCTGTGGAAACAACGATGGATCCACATTCTTTTCCGCCCAActggaaaaaaaaatgaaggaataCATATTAAAAATTCATAAGTCACAACTCTAGCTCGTTAATGCATGATAACCACAACAACATACTCAATAAATTCTATTTGTTTATGCTTTCAATTTCTGAAAGCTTAGCTATAGTCATACATAAACACTTAGCCTTGTCCAATTCCATACCCAGAGACACCATCAGCAACAGCAAGAGCTCCTCCTTTGTGGCTACTCACAAAGAAAGCATCTTCCCCACCTCGGTCGACCTATTTTGATTAACAACAATTAACACATTATAAAAGTAAAGCAACACAAACATCTGTTTTTAACTTCCTATTAAATCGATGCTTTACATGATAAGAAACATGGCAGATAAGAAATCACATTTGCTTTCAGAGTAATACCTTCCTGGGGTGTGGAATAAGGTGAGTACCAACACAAAAGGACAATGCAGGCCTACAACCACGGCAAAATGGATCAACAAACATGTTAAATGTAACCTTTATAATACAAGAACAGTTTTTTATTGGAAAATATTTTACATACCAAATGCTGAACTATGTCATGATCATTCTAACCAAAATGCCACAACAAATACAACGCACCTAAACTGCTATTGAATTAAATCCCACTCAACAGGACTTTATGCAAAAAAGGGTACATATTACTTTTGACTAATGTGAATTACAATTGTTTACATTAAAAGCAACTCAATTATGCTTTTTGAGCAAAACCCAATATATAATGGTAGTAACAATGTGCATAAGAAAGGCAGCCAATTTAATCCAGTTCTGCAAATACTTTAATCAATTGCAAGTAATAGTTGACCATTTGCTTGCTCACCGAACTGGATTAAGTTCCGAAGGAAGACAAAAGAGCAAGCTGTTCTTCTTTGAAGTTTCATGTAAGCATGGCAGAGGAGGACCAAAGGAATGGATAGCTGGACGAGACTGAGGTACCGAAGTCCTGAATATGGGTACTGCCATATTCCCGCTTCAACTCCTCACCTCAAGCTAATGGCTCGTACAAATATTTGCAGAAGAAGACTGTGTGGCCACAAGTTCCAGATtcataaaaattgtattttattttaggcTTTTTAGCTTAAATATCCTGGGCGGCCCAAGAGTTTTCCAACGCCTTAGCCGAAAATTTGAGAgcttttttcataaatatggctttttagaGATTAATTGAAAAAGTTAATTAACAAAAACTTAGTTCACCGTAAAACTAACTATATAGGCCAAatgaaatttaaacaaaaacacaTCAGCATAAGAAGGGGCACAATGGTAATTAACATTACAATAGTCCTCTGCTCAAGCATGAAAGTCGAGCAAAACGTTCTCCAAAATTACGTAACTCTCTGCAATTGCTTCCATCTTCGACGCTCCCTTCTCTAGCAATAGATTTCTTCTCCGGCGACAGCTCCTATCTCCGGCGATATCCTCAACATTTGATCAATACTGGCAAAGTTTCGACATCATCTCTTGCAAAAATACTTAACAAAAATCTAATGATTGTGGCAAGAAAATTACTGATCATTTTCTGCAGAAATCAAATAAATTCCAACAATTTTCCAATCATATGTGCTGCAATCTTTGCAATTTCCAGTGACCTGCATCTCTGGTATACAATCAAGAAACAAAATTTGCAAAAATCGTCTCCTCTGTCAAGTCTATTCGAttgtcattttcttttatttgaaaactatCTTAAATCTTCtacataaaacaattttatttgcATACAAATTCACAATTATAGATGAATTATTAtcttgattataatgataataatgatgGTCATGATGTGCTTTCTGaaaaacacaaacaatttataaactaaaaagttgaaatttttttatttaaacctACTGATTTGTGTACATTGATTGACCAAAAATAGACAAGAAACAAGAACTCTGaaaattttagattttaatttGTCTTTTCAATAAAAAGAATCATTTGATATTAGTGTGAATTTTAACTGCCAAAACATTCAGCAACaatagggtaaccagttatcttGAAAAGCAGTCAATATATTCAACTAAATGTTTCAGTAGGCTATGTGATTACACATAAAGGTAACTTGTTACATTCCCATCAATATGATCTTTAGCCAACAATGACTGATGATGATCAGCTCCTAAAAGCGAGGAAGAAAAATTAAgcacattttaaataaaaaaatatctgtAAAATTTGAGAAAACTATTTCATGCATGATCATGCAGTGCAAGATTACTTATATATACTTGCAATATTGGAAGATAATATTAAtatgaaagaaaatatggaaaTTATAATATTTGGCCTCTTTACGTAGTTGCTTGATTGTGATGAGGCCATGAATTAGAGACTTTGCTGAGACAATGAAAGGAAAAGATCACAACAGGGTTTGCAAAGAAACTCTTTAAGATTAAGGAATAGATATATCTAGGAGATTCACTACTTAGTTACACTAGTGGTATTAAACTACCATGTCCTGTTAATTAGCTATATGTCCATATATATAAtactctttttttcttctttccttttttgACCAATTCAATGCCATATCTTGAACTGAGTAAAGGGTTGTTCTCTACTCTTTCTGTGACTGATTTCAGAGTGATGAATAAAATTTTCactattttcttcatatttttcttgGCCGAATTGGTTGTGTACATTGATTGACTAAAAATAGACAGAAAACAAGAAATCTGAAAATTTTAGATTCTAATTtgtcttttcaataaaaaaattatttgatgttgGTGTGAATGTTAACTGCAAAAACATTTAGTAAcaatagggtaaccagttaccctgaaaaaaaatcaatatataaaactaaatgTTTCAGAAGGGTATGTGATTACAGATTAAGGTAACCAATTCCCTAGCCCATTTAGAAACAACTAACTCCTTAAAAAATTACCAAATTTTGCAGGTATGGACAATATtacttctttggttcaatttggaGGCAAGTGGAATGAAAACAACAAGTATCAGGGGTACACAATGACTGGGATATTAATACCACCAAATTTTTCTCTTGACaacttggtgaatttgataaaaaaaatgagatAAAGGAAACAACGACAATTATTGAAGTTTCTTATCAAGTAGCCAAAGGAACACCACCAATGAAGGTTGAAACAGACAATTCAGTGTTGTTCTAcatggaaataaagaaaaaagttgcAGCAAAAATAACAGACTTACCATTGTGTATTACTATAGTTCAAGAATCAAGCAATGAAAATAACATTCTTCTACTAGCAAATCAGAAAGTTACAGCAGAAGAAATGGAGGTGGGGATATTATTAATGCAAGCAAACCAAGCTTCCATCAATGAACAAATGTTACTTGAAGAAGGAATGTCAAGTACAACAAATGAGGGCATCGATGTGTCATACATACCTCATTTTGGTGAAGAAGTAGCTGATTTCATAATTGAAGACgatacaaaaagaaaaataaagttgGAGGAAATCTTATGTAACTCccacttctttctacaaatgcattataacaattatgaaaaataagacaagatattttattcatacttttgagtgcattacaatgttaatcgaaggctagagctattaagtaaagttgaagaataactaatgaatacacaactataatattcatggacatttcattagtataatacccatagaatgatgttaaatacaagcaaacaatcactaaagttatgaacaataaagagaaattaatgatttgatgatgaattttatctagaaggttaagagatgaagaagttgtgcaagtaaatggttgaaggaacaagtatttataggacaaaaattagccgttatgaccgttggtgaatagtgatccgacCGTTGGAAACAGTAAcctgaccgttggggatatagttgtaTTCTATTGTGGGaatttaacaattctaagttgttgaagtagctaacacatgagaataattaatttatggatgttagagaaactttttcagaaaagtttgcgTGTAAAAAAATGttggactaagtaatataagaagattgggaggTTTTCATTTTTGGttactattcaccgggtactattcatagtgggtcccacagtggggtccgcaagggtcccacagtagggtccacatgggtcccacaacggggtccaccccatggttctcacatgatgatgcagtagtgatacaatgatgactttagcaaaccaccaTGCTTAATATTtcgaatattttattattccactatgcatgatattttaaatattttattagcatagtatcccaaggttttcctataaataactcttccaaaactcattttgaatcacaaaacctcattttctttctctcactctaccaaaaaatcttcttaacaccaTTTTAAAGTTCTAAACCTCAAAGATCTAGGCAAAGTTCTGTCCGTAAtgctagcctacgaaaaccttttaggtaagctctttcccgaacctttcatttcaattatttagttattatatatatacagattattttactatggtgttaaaatgccaaaatttatatatagattattttactatgtcgttataatgccaaaagttatatatagattattttactatgccgttataatgccaaaatttatatatagattattttactatgtcgttataatgccaaaatttatatatagattatgttaccatgccattataatgccaaaagttataaatagattattttactatgccattataatgtcaaaatttatatatagattatgttaacatgtcgttataatgccaaaatttatatatagattattttatcatGTCGTTATAATACCaacatttatatatagattattttaccatgtcgtcataatttacaatgccaaaattgaaatataaactattttttatgtatctttataatactaaacttatataggctatggtcgcactttggactattatggacttttattatatgaccttattccctattattatggactgatactatgacctggacatttccgtatgaccatgaccatgaccacgacttttagaccgggatcttgccatggacaattatagtatgaccatacgcctggatataaaataaacaatcaaataagaaaaatggaataataacaattataaactaaaattacatcatgtatattttatgtaagttaatagtttgtgtttttattaggaagctaacaatttcggttgttttatcaggacgcaaggtaagtagaatcctcatctacaacacaagccttttatgtgtcttatgtgcaatTATATGTTTTACATGTTATTCTACCATATTGtatttatgcataagttattttcaagcatgttataattattatgcaTAAGCATGCTTAATGTTTACAGCTAAGTTATTGAAAGAGTTCAAGTAGAgttgctgcttgggagacctatgtcccaaaatgtaataagggacacgtacttccctatataatgaatgtttatgagggagaaattctctattatcatgtttatgctcaagtgggaatgtgattccctatgtaatgtcggcagcagcatcctctagggcccaaatgaaaggaaagtaaaagaaagaaaatatataacatgttgcacgtttattttaatgcatatgaggtagttattgtaacgtcctgcattttcgggtacctttaaacgactcgggtcgggatttttttcccccgggttaagaatattattttaaataatattatattttgtttgtaagtattccatgagttattgctagccaaaatatgaattttgtgattttaaaagtcaagataagactttcggtcctagaccgacacaaaaaccctgatcgggtaaaaatctcggaaaataaaacgaaaaatcatggcaattatattttgggcataaaatacattcataaaagttaaagtttggtcaaaaataataaacctaaaagaaaatggaaattttatggcattttgtgttaaatgcctaattttgccgaaatggggaattttattccatgaatggaccttaggttaaattttattatgtgattaattaaattaaatgtgagagacatttaatttaattaattaatgttaagtttggtgattaaaacttaataagagtgaaaaaggtgtcaaaagccaatttggacttttcttcttataaacccttattaacctttataaaaaaataaaaaataaataaaaaaaattaatggtcacatatatggaaaatggtggctggccatgtgctattttagagtggtgtgaacccaattttataaaattcaaatcccatttaattaagaagtcaagtgggcaagtgggtagaaaagcactcaagtgttttgtggtattttgaagagttgtgtgagccattctaacccccaaatccgaccactctccctccctcattcactctcatctgatttttgaagactctctcaagtgttctctccattttcaaccccaagaacaccaaagaaacttggaagctaagtcttggtctaggaagggttttccctaaggtaaagtttcattaatctagacttttgtcaagttttaatcatagagtttcaaatagctaattacctatgttgttggaggaagttggttagggtttttgaaaggtattgaaggagtcaaagcttataggaaggtccaaaccttaagcaagaacaccaaagaggtaaaaagtttacttttgatgagtttgttgtagggtttttagttttaagcattattttgtatatctaatgcttagagtttcttgttgatgatgtaataaggttatggtagttgtttaataatttttatgatgcatgtgtattgatttttgaaaatgggaatcaaaac contains the following coding sequences:
- the LOC133792749 gene encoding uncharacterized protein LOC133792749; protein product: MATDASPKFQNPDFRPVPQPPDFHPEIVVRAHDGLHFWQFMIAGSIAGSVEHMAMFPVDTVKTHMQALGSCPIKSVGVRQALKSILRSEGPIGLYRGIGAMGLGAGPAHAVYFSVYEICKEFFSGGNPNNSIAHATSGVFATVASDAVFTPMDMVKQRLQLSNSPYKGVWDCMKRVLREDGFRAFYASYRTTVLMNAPFTAVHFATYEAAKRGLMEISPESVSDERLVVHATAGAVAGALASAVTTPLDVVKTQLQCQGICGCDRFKSGSIRDVVKTILKKDGYRGLIRGWCPRILFHAPAAAICWSTYEASKNFFYDLNEGSSSGTVT
- the LOC133792750 gene encoding probable protein phosphatase 2C 26 isoform X1, with protein sequence MAVPIFRTSVPQSRPAIHSFGPPLPCLHETSKKNSLLFCLPSELNPVRPALSFCVGTHLIPHPRKVDRGGEDAFFVSSHKGGALAVADGVSGWAEKNVDPSLFPQELMANFYYLVEDEEVNSDPQILIRKAHAATSSIGSATVIAAILERNGILKIANVGDCGLRVIREGRVVFSSIPQEHYFDCPYQLSSEAISQTYLDAKVSSMELIEGDTIIMGSDGLFDNVFDHELISTLARCKDVVEAAKALANLASTHAKDSDFDSPYALEARSRGFDIPWWKKILGRKLTGGKLDDITVIVGQVVSS
- the LOC133792750 gene encoding probable protein phosphatase 2C 26 isoform X2, which produces MANFYYLVEDEEVNSDPQILIRKAHAATSSIGSATVIAAILERNGILKIANVGDCGLRVIREGRVVFSSIPQEHYFDCPYQLSSEAISQTYLDAKVSSMELIEGDTIIMGSDGLFDNVFDHELISTLARCKDVVEAAKALANLASTHAKDSDFDSPYALEARSRGFDIPWWKKILGRKLTGGKLDDITVIVGQVVSS